One window from the genome of Labilithrix sp. encodes:
- the queG gene encoding tRNA epoxyqueuosine(34) reductase QueG, with product MSSRAAATTEEPPARTPRARLVAEAERLGFEAIGFARADVALEDDFARYEAFVARGMHGEMQWLAALPEARRRVDGEHILPGAKTVICLARRYGRADDPEAPIARYARGRDYHNGMRKKLRKLAALARTLGGEGEAVQARPLCDEEPILERAWAARAGLGFVGKNGLLIVPGVGSFVLLGEVVTTLAIEPAATMTERCGSCTRCLDACPTEAFVAPWVLDPRRCIAYLTIEHRGAIAPELRPAIGEHLFGCDDCQTVCPFNATKRANGPLDPRFAPEPRWAESETPLAAMLALDDEGFVRLREGSPVGRATRAGLARNAAIVLGNRLNKKIQENSNDPSVVPALERASAEHDSPVVREAAAWALARLASR from the coding sequence ATGTCCTCGCGTGCTGCGGCCACCACGGAAGAACCCCCCGCGCGGACGCCGCGGGCGCGGCTCGTCGCCGAAGCGGAGAGGCTTGGGTTCGAGGCGATTGGGTTCGCTCGTGCCGATGTGGCGCTCGAGGATGACTTTGCGCGTTATGAGGCGTTCGTTGCGCGTGGGATGCACGGGGAGATGCAGTGGCTCGCGGCGCTCCCCGAAGCGCGGCGGCGCGTCGATGGCGAGCACATCCTGCCCGGCGCGAAGACCGTGATTTGCCTCGCGCGGCGCTACGGGCGCGCGGACGATCCCGAGGCGCCGATCGCGCGGTATGCCCGCGGGCGGGACTACCACAACGGGATGAGGAAAAAGCTCCGCAAGCTCGCTGCGCTCGCGCGGACGCTCGGCGGGGAAGGGGAGGCTGTGCAGGCCCGCCCCCTCTGCGACGAGGAGCCGATCCTCGAGCGCGCGTGGGCCGCGCGGGCGGGCCTCGGCTTCGTCGGTAAGAACGGGCTCCTCATCGTGCCCGGCGTCGGATCGTTCGTGCTCCTCGGTGAGGTCGTGACGACGCTCGCGATCGAGCCCGCCGCGACGATGACCGAGCGCTGCGGCTCGTGCACGCGGTGCCTCGATGCGTGCCCGACCGAGGCCTTCGTCGCGCCGTGGGTCCTCGATCCGCGCCGCTGCATCGCGTACCTCACGATCGAGCATCGCGGCGCGATCGCGCCCGAGCTCCGCCCCGCCATCGGCGAGCACCTCTTCGGCTGCGACGACTGCCAGACCGTGTGCCCCTTCAACGCGACGAAACGCGCGAACGGACCGCTCGATCCGCGCTTCGCCCCCGAGCCGCGCTGGGCCGAGTCCGAGACGCCGCTCGCGGCGATGCTCGCCCTCGACGACGAGGGCTTCGTCCGCCTCCGCGAAGGTAGCCCCGTCGGCCGCGCCACGCGCGCCGGCCTCGCGCGCAACGCCGCGATCGTTCTTGGAAATCGATTGAACAAGAAAATTCAAGAAAATAGCAACGATCCGAGCGTCGTCCCGGCCCTCGAGCGAGCGAGCGCGGAGCACGACTCGCCCGTCGTTCGGGAGGCCGCGGCCTGGGCCCTGGCGCGACTGGCGTCAAGGTAG
- a CDS encoding tetratricopeptide repeat protein, with protein sequence MMRKLGVAAVFIVATTTTPTEAQESALSSAKDATKTAPTSADAALAYGRALRKAGKDNESLTELRRALSFATGSSAVMVDWEIARTHIAKRDFTAAMSACGAITKLPGGGAPAETGGVPTRAGEAAAAARVCKGEAHLLWRRGTEAQGELAELAKISKVVGSGPVGQEINYIAKIIDGRARALDSKDAEAEVAYKEAIALQPNRADAHVLLGSMLQRAGKDGTASLKKAVELDGRDPTALLEYGRALTNDVKTRGEAITTLEKAIAERPTSLEAMRLLTETYIASNKLTDAKRIAAKVLALAPNDVLAHVVSGRVALADGKPDEALKEGEAALKIQANEGKAKLLIADAYAKKGEIDLALEAYQKASGMDPLDPTALVNATYACIAAQRLTSAKAFGQRAVLDFPNHAPAWVAQGDALAADGNPAAARKAYESAKKVHGADVAAIDAKLSKLK encoded by the coding sequence ATGATGCGTAAGCTTGGCGTGGCCGCAGTCTTCATCGTTGCCACCACGACCACCCCCACGGAGGCGCAGGAGTCCGCGCTCTCGTCGGCGAAGGACGCGACGAAGACGGCGCCCACGAGCGCCGACGCCGCGCTCGCGTACGGCCGCGCGCTCCGGAAGGCGGGCAAGGACAACGAGTCGCTCACGGAGCTGCGGCGCGCGCTGAGCTTCGCGACCGGATCGTCCGCCGTGATGGTCGACTGGGAGATCGCGCGGACGCACATCGCGAAGCGCGACTTCACCGCCGCGATGTCGGCGTGCGGCGCGATCACGAAGCTGCCCGGCGGCGGGGCTCCGGCCGAGACCGGCGGCGTCCCGACGAGGGCGGGCGAGGCCGCCGCCGCGGCGCGCGTGTGCAAGGGCGAGGCGCACCTCCTGTGGCGGCGCGGGACCGAGGCGCAAGGCGAGCTCGCGGAGCTCGCGAAGATCTCGAAGGTCGTCGGCTCCGGCCCGGTCGGCCAGGAGATCAACTACATCGCGAAGATCATCGACGGCCGCGCGCGCGCGCTCGACTCGAAGGACGCGGAGGCGGAGGTGGCGTACAAGGAGGCGATCGCGCTCCAGCCGAACCGCGCCGACGCGCACGTGCTCCTCGGCTCGATGCTGCAGCGCGCGGGGAAGGACGGCACCGCCTCGCTGAAGAAGGCGGTCGAGCTCGACGGCCGCGACCCCACCGCGCTGCTCGAGTACGGCCGCGCGCTCACGAACGACGTGAAGACGCGCGGCGAGGCGATCACCACCCTCGAGAAGGCGATCGCGGAGCGACCGACGTCGCTCGAGGCGATGCGGCTCTTGACCGAGACGTACATCGCGTCGAACAAGCTCACCGACGCGAAGCGCATCGCGGCGAAGGTGCTCGCGCTCGCGCCGAACGACGTGCTCGCGCACGTGGTCTCCGGCCGCGTCGCGCTCGCCGACGGCAAGCCGGACGAGGCGCTGAAGGAGGGCGAGGCGGCGCTGAAGATCCAGGCGAACGAGGGCAAGGCGAAGCTCCTCATCGCCGACGCGTACGCGAAGAAGGGCGAGATCGACCTCGCGCTCGAGGCCTACCAGAAGGCGAGCGGGATGGACCCGCTCGACCCGACCGCGCTCGTCAACGCGACCTACGCCTGCATCGCCGCGCAGCGCCTCACGAGCGCGAAGGCGTTCGGCCAGCGCGCGGTCCTCGACTTCCCGAACCACGCGCCGGCGTGGGTCGCGCAGGGCGACGCCCTCGCCGCCGACGGCAACCCGGCCGCGGCGCGCAAGGCCTACGAGTCGGCGAAGAAGGTCCACGGCGCCGACGTCGCCGCGATCGACGCCAAGCTCTCGAAACTGAAGTGA
- a CDS encoding S1 family peptidase, producing the protein MKRALVTLATAAALLLVACSDEAGRAVSGDDDLIGGTTAKSGELPATVGISRAGKNHCTAARVGERQLLTAAHCVLNLSTLSPRYDAEHPVTVMLPSGATAAHVVKATHVHPKWIERCAETLCSVAAVTAKLDAPDVAVLELTAPIEGATVAPVEREALAPGDGVTIVGFGCTKGVHVADDRAVKELLSAEQEVATPASALHDGSYVEATDEPVFSGNYVLTRGRAGLCPGDSGGPLYVRRGATLAVAGVNANYTLLPDDVDGAGVPVTNWHTRLDVGSRNGVAAWLTEIGVR; encoded by the coding sequence ATGAAGCGCGCGCTCGTCACGCTCGCCACCGCCGCCGCCCTGCTCCTCGTCGCGTGCAGCGACGAGGCGGGCCGCGCCGTGAGCGGCGACGACGACCTCATCGGCGGCACGACCGCGAAGAGCGGCGAGCTCCCCGCGACGGTGGGGATCTCCCGCGCGGGGAAGAACCACTGCACCGCCGCGCGCGTCGGCGAGCGGCAGCTCCTCACCGCCGCGCACTGCGTGCTGAACCTCTCCACGCTGAGCCCGCGCTACGACGCGGAGCACCCCGTCACCGTGATGCTCCCGAGCGGTGCGACCGCTGCGCACGTCGTGAAAGCGACGCACGTGCATCCGAAATGGATCGAGCGCTGCGCCGAGACGCTCTGCTCCGTCGCCGCCGTCACCGCGAAGCTCGACGCGCCCGACGTCGCCGTGCTCGAGCTAACGGCGCCGATCGAAGGCGCGACCGTCGCGCCGGTCGAGCGCGAGGCCCTCGCGCCCGGCGACGGCGTCACCATCGTCGGCTTCGGCTGCACGAAGGGCGTCCACGTCGCCGACGATCGAGCGGTGAAGGAGCTCCTCTCCGCCGAGCAAGAGGTGGCCACGCCCGCGTCCGCGCTCCACGACGGTAGCTACGTCGAGGCCACGGATGAGCCTGTATTTTCGGGGAATTACGTCCTCACCCGCGGCCGCGCCGGGCTCTGCCCCGGCGACTCCGGCGGCCCGCTCTACGTCCGCCGCGGCGCCACGCTCGCGGTCGCCGGAGTGAATGCAAATTACACGCTCTTGCCCGACGACGTGGACGGCGCGGGCGTGCCCGTCACGAACTGGCACACGCGCCTCGACGTCGGATCGCGCAATGGCGTCGCCGCGTGGCTCACGGAGATTGGCGTGCGCTGA
- a CDS encoding protein kinase: MSSPTAERKRPTDPLVGTLINGKFKIEKAIARGGMGRIYYGTQAPLDRPVAVKVVKADTVNEEESQFLKRFLLEASILAKLQHPNVVTLFDYGRIENAPNGHEMYFIAMEYLDGVTLSERIRDLGSLTAAETLTLFRQMARGLREAHARGVVHRDLKPSNIIIVPEADGGEIVKIVDFGIGKVEREGQDLTRDGILVGTPKYMAPEQFDGSASPASDIYALGTIIYQLLVGEVPFAGSTMAEFMMAKLQKPIPPMREVNPVCESTELLENLVYGMLARSPADRPTLDEVFQQLAYCEEEVFGSNGARLLSTGSRPVATAPSSSSRSVGALKVPYTIVAPQPLLSNTPSSGVSSITGFTGMTPRPMATSARPPAPSTKRAFPLLALVGLLLGFVIVGAAGAFALRSRATATNVPPEPQPTAPALTVTSFVLHLDSEPSGAAVSEKGAVLGSTPIDIKIERESVGAQPRSFQIKKDGFTNVIYAQNDSEVRVEQVVTLAPEPAHPVKSPAHAGGKPAGNTGGRSTGGDSEIRLKR, from the coding sequence ATGAGCAGCCCGACGGCGGAGCGGAAGCGCCCGACCGATCCGCTCGTCGGCACGCTGATCAACGGCAAGTTCAAGATCGAGAAGGCGATCGCCCGCGGCGGGATGGGCCGCATCTACTACGGCACGCAGGCGCCGCTCGACCGGCCCGTCGCGGTGAAGGTGGTCAAGGCCGACACCGTGAACGAGGAGGAGTCGCAGTTCCTGAAGCGCTTCCTCCTCGAGGCGAGCATCCTCGCGAAGCTCCAGCACCCGAACGTCGTCACGCTGTTCGACTACGGCCGCATCGAGAACGCGCCGAACGGACACGAGATGTACTTCATCGCGATGGAGTACCTCGACGGCGTGACGCTCTCGGAGCGGATCCGCGACCTCGGCTCCCTCACCGCGGCCGAGACGCTGACGCTGTTCCGCCAGATGGCGCGCGGCCTCCGCGAGGCCCACGCGCGCGGCGTCGTCCATCGCGACCTCAAGCCCTCGAACATCATCATCGTGCCCGAGGCCGACGGCGGCGAAATCGTTAAAATCGTCGATTTTGGAATCGGCAAGGTCGAGCGCGAGGGTCAGGACCTCACCCGCGACGGCATCCTCGTCGGCACGCCGAAGTACATGGCGCCGGAGCAGTTCGACGGGAGCGCCTCCCCCGCGAGCGACATCTACGCGCTCGGGACCATCATCTACCAGCTCCTCGTCGGCGAGGTCCCCTTCGCCGGCAGCACGATGGCCGAGTTCATGATGGCCAAGCTGCAGAAGCCCATCCCGCCCATGCGCGAGGTGAACCCCGTCTGCGAGTCGACCGAGCTGCTCGAGAACCTCGTCTACGGCATGCTCGCGCGGAGCCCGGCCGATCGGCCCACCCTCGACGAGGTGTTCCAGCAGCTCGCGTACTGCGAGGAGGAGGTGTTCGGCTCCAACGGCGCGCGCCTCCTCAGCACCGGCTCGCGCCCCGTCGCGACCGCCCCGAGCAGCAGCTCGCGCTCCGTCGGCGCGCTGAAGGTGCCGTACACGATCGTCGCGCCGCAGCCGCTCCTCTCGAACACGCCGTCCTCCGGCGTCTCCAGCATCACCGGCTTCACCGGGATGACGCCGCGGCCGATGGCGACGTCGGCGCGCCCGCCCGCGCCCTCCACCAAGCGCGCGTTCCCGCTCCTCGCGCTCGTCGGGCTCCTGCTCGGCTTCGTGATCGTCGGCGCGGCGGGCGCCTTCGCCCTCCGCTCGCGCGCGACGGCGACGAACGTCCCGCCGGAGCCGCAGCCGACCGCGCCGGCCCTCACCGTCACGTCGTTCGTGCTCCACCTCGACTCCGAGCCGTCCGGCGCGGCCGTCTCCGAGAAGGGCGCCGTCCTCGGCTCGACCCCGATCGACATCAAGATCGAGCGCGAGAGCGTGGGTGCGCAGCCGCGCAGCTTCCAGATCAAGAAGGACGGCTTCACGAACGTCATCTACGCGCAGAACGACTCCGAGGTCCGCGTCGAGCAGGTCGTGACCCTTGCGCCGGAACCGGCCCACCCCGTAAAGTCGCCCGCGCATGCCGGGGGCAAGCCCGCAGGGAACACCGGTGGACGGTCGACCGGCGGTGACTCGGAAATCCGATTGAAGAGATAG
- a CDS encoding DUF4398 and OmpA-like domain-containing protein — translation MRTIQTSILLGAALTALAAAGCSRSIPPKELADARTQYQMTSQGVAQQETPAQVHNAKVALDQAENAFSEDGDKPWVKDKAYVALRKAQLADVMAQVQLANKAKTQADLEAQKLQAQQLQSAQGMLQNSQNQLAKTQDQLDREKAARAEAERKAAQALADLQKIASVKQETRGMVITLSGSVLFETDKSALLPAATVKVNEVADALIKGNPDANITIEGHTDSQGSRDHNMVLSQQRAESVKAALVARGVAADRIKTVGVGPDRPLADNKSTEGRANNRRVEIIVDPNSSNPSSTTVR, via the coding sequence ATGCGTACGATCCAGACTTCGATCCTCCTCGGCGCCGCCCTCACCGCGCTCGCCGCCGCCGGCTGCAGCCGCTCGATCCCGCCGAAGGAGCTCGCCGACGCGCGCACGCAGTACCAGATGACCTCGCAAGGCGTCGCCCAGCAGGAGACCCCGGCGCAGGTCCACAACGCCAAGGTCGCGCTCGACCAGGCCGAGAACGCCTTCTCCGAGGACGGCGACAAGCCGTGGGTGAAAGACAAGGCTTACGTCGCGCTCCGCAAGGCGCAGCTCGCCGACGTCATGGCCCAGGTCCAGCTCGCGAACAAGGCGAAGACCCAGGCCGACCTCGAGGCGCAGAAGCTCCAGGCGCAGCAGCTCCAGAGCGCGCAGGGCATGCTCCAGAACAGCCAGAACCAGCTCGCCAAGACGCAGGACCAGCTCGACCGCGAGAAGGCGGCGCGCGCGGAGGCCGAGCGCAAGGCGGCGCAGGCGCTCGCGGACCTCCAGAAGATCGCGAGCGTGAAGCAAGAGACGCGCGGCATGGTCATCACCCTGTCGGGCTCGGTCCTCTTCGAGACCGACAAGTCCGCGCTCCTCCCCGCCGCGACGGTGAAGGTCAACGAGGTCGCCGACGCGCTCATCAAGGGCAACCCCGACGCGAACATCACGATCGAGGGGCACACCGACTCGCAGGGCTCGCGCGACCACAACATGGTCCTCTCGCAGCAGCGCGCCGAGTCGGTGAAGGCCGCCCTCGTCGCGCGCGGCGTCGCCGCGGACCGCATCAAGACGGTCGGCGTCGGCCCGGACCGCCCCCTCGCCGACAACAAGTCGACCGAGGGCCGCGCGAACAACCGGCGCGTCGAGATCATCGTCGACCCGAACAGCAGCAACCCGTCGAGCACCACCGTGCGCTGA
- the meaB gene encoding methylmalonyl Co-A mutase-associated GTPase MeaB → MSLAAQVAAGDTRSIARALRNVDDRVPGYLDLLKELFPSTGKGWIVGVTGNPGAGKSTLTDRLIEALRKANKKVGVLCVDPSSPYTGGAILGDRIRMTRHANDAGVFIRSVATRGHLGGLSRSARDMIRVLDAAAFDVVLVETVGVGQDELEITRTAHTTLVVSAPGLGDEVQAIKAGLLETADVFAVNKADRDGADGTVRDLELMIALGTEAMVAAGKQKGHVVHGGVKVDALPDAEPAAAGLWTPPILKCIATRNEGVPELVAALERHHAWIETTEAGRARRKLRLREEVRESLRETLIDAATRSLAAALDEAVDAVEARETDPYTATEELLQRFRSG, encoded by the coding sequence ATGTCCCTCGCTGCCCAGGTCGCCGCCGGCGACACGCGCTCGATCGCGCGCGCGCTCCGCAACGTCGACGATCGCGTCCCGGGCTACCTCGATCTCTTGAAGGAGCTCTTCCCGAGCACGGGGAAGGGTTGGATCGTCGGCGTGACCGGCAACCCCGGGGCGGGGAAGTCGACCCTCACCGATCGCCTCATCGAGGCGCTGCGCAAGGCGAACAAGAAGGTCGGCGTCCTCTGCGTCGATCCGTCGAGCCCGTACACCGGCGGCGCGATCCTCGGCGATCGCATCCGCATGACGCGCCACGCGAACGACGCCGGCGTCTTCATCCGCTCCGTCGCGACGCGCGGCCACCTCGGCGGCCTCTCCCGCAGCGCGCGCGACATGATCCGCGTGCTCGACGCGGCCGCGTTCGACGTCGTGCTCGTCGAGACGGTGGGCGTGGGCCAGGACGAGCTCGAGATCACGCGCACCGCGCACACGACCCTGGTCGTCTCCGCGCCCGGCCTCGGCGACGAGGTGCAGGCGATCAAGGCCGGGCTCCTCGAGACGGCCGACGTGTTCGCGGTGAACAAGGCCGATCGCGACGGCGCCGACGGCACGGTGCGCGACCTCGAGCTGATGATCGCGCTCGGCACCGAGGCGATGGTCGCGGCCGGCAAGCAGAAGGGCCACGTGGTGCACGGCGGGGTGAAGGTCGACGCGCTGCCCGACGCGGAGCCCGCCGCGGCGGGCCTCTGGACGCCGCCGATCCTCAAGTGCATCGCGACGCGGAACGAGGGCGTCCCCGAGCTCGTCGCCGCGCTCGAGCGCCACCACGCGTGGATCGAGACGACGGAGGCCGGCCGCGCGCGCAGGAAGCTCCGCCTCCGCGAGGAGGTCCGCGAGTCGCTGCGCGAGACCCTCATCGACGCCGCGACGCGCTCGCTCGCCGCCGCCCTCGACGAAGCGGTGGACGCGGTCGAGGCGCGCGAGACCGATCCCTACACCGCGACCGAAGAGCTGCTCCAGCGCTTCAGGTCGGGCTGA
- a CDS encoding polysaccharide deacetylase family protein — MLTRRLARSFLALSSLLAAACASGCAGDEGTSNENEETQAPEAVAGRPPQFVLLAFDGSLNIPFWKESRQYAKDTGAKLTYFMSGVYFIADNQKTIYNAPHGLGRGKSAIGFGGASGNIKPRYEQVQAAINEGHEMGSHANGHFDGSSWSQADWDSEFSQFNSIMFSRSDTPRLSIGGKDVVGFRAPQLGHSAGLWPVLAKYGYKYDTSRTAPANYWPQIKNGVWNFPLAELRIVGSGKKTLSMDYNFYVADSRGNPDAANKATYRKQMVDTYMAYFEGNYFGNRAPVHIGHHFSKWNGGAYWEAMQQFTKRVCRLPEVKCVTNKELLTFVEANKDKIAGYQAGNFTKMPRPPEAGDPVDVSAPFTDEERAEMLAQHEHHDEEDAASESETELETETEE, encoded by the coding sequence ATGCTCACCCGTCGCCTCGCTCGGTCCTTCCTTGCCCTCTCCTCTCTTCTCGCGGCGGCGTGCGCGTCCGGGTGCGCCGGCGACGAGGGCACCTCGAATGAGAACGAAGAGACGCAGGCGCCCGAGGCGGTCGCCGGGCGCCCGCCGCAGTTCGTGCTCCTCGCGTTCGACGGATCGCTCAACATTCCCTTCTGGAAGGAGTCGCGGCAGTACGCGAAGGACACCGGCGCGAAGCTCACGTACTTCATGAGCGGCGTCTACTTCATCGCCGACAACCAGAAGACGATCTACAACGCGCCGCACGGCCTCGGCCGCGGCAAGAGCGCGATCGGCTTCGGCGGCGCGTCCGGCAACATCAAGCCACGCTACGAGCAGGTGCAGGCCGCGATCAACGAGGGCCACGAGATGGGCTCGCACGCGAACGGCCACTTCGACGGCTCGAGCTGGTCGCAAGCGGACTGGGACAGCGAGTTCAGCCAGTTCAACAGCATCATGTTCTCGCGCTCCGACACGCCGCGCCTCTCCATCGGCGGGAAGGACGTCGTCGGCTTCCGCGCCCCGCAGCTCGGTCACTCCGCCGGCCTCTGGCCCGTGCTCGCGAAGTACGGCTACAAATACGACACGAGCCGGACCGCGCCCGCGAACTACTGGCCGCAGATCAAGAACGGCGTCTGGAACTTCCCGCTCGCGGAGCTCCGCATCGTGGGCTCGGGCAAGAAGACGCTCTCGATGGACTACAACTTCTACGTCGCCGACTCGCGCGGCAACCCCGACGCCGCGAACAAGGCCACGTATCGCAAGCAGATGGTCGATACGTACATGGCGTATTTCGAGGGCAACTACTTCGGCAACCGCGCGCCGGTGCACATCGGCCACCACTTCTCGAAGTGGAACGGCGGCGCCTACTGGGAGGCGATGCAGCAGTTTACGAAGCGCGTCTGCCGCCTCCCCGAGGTCAAGTGCGTCACGAACAAGGAGCTCCTCACGTTCGTCGAGGCGAACAAGGACAAGATCGCGGGCTACCAGGCCGGCAACTTCACCAAGATGCCGCGGCCGCCGGAGGCGGGCGATCCGGTCGACGTCTCCGCGCCCTTCACGGACGAGGAGCGCGCCGAGATGCTCGCGCAGCACGAGCACCACGACGAGGAAGACGCCGCGTCCGAGAGCGAGACCGAGCTCGAGACCGAGACCGAAGAGTGA
- a CDS encoding TonB-dependent receptor, translating into MKALLLAVTLLVLSLVALPARADDVADEADHLFTLGAEHYQQRSYKSALQYFLASNRLVRNRNVMFNIAKTYEHLNLRTDIEDVERIEIVRGPGSVLYGTGAFSGVINLVSHSRETPDGREAGVSVADDAVARARVRFTHHWSKDAGVSTSVAAGRGAGRDYFFPELVSRGPPNVAGHARGLDSFRVATWTGKVFYKAFQVQWSFNHHDKYMPLGGDDTIFGDGRNWAADSRGFVEAKFEPKITDWLSSVTRAHANVYFYRSEAPFTPDTGGLSTSEFDGFWVGAEQRFVVSPVKQLRLTGGGEFQLHPLTHQRSDSETLGEDFNQKQDFTLVAGYLLADLLPTSGVKITGGARYDAYSFTAGSINPRLAVIVKPYDGGNVKVMGGKAFRSPSIYERYNISTFGQRENPDLDPENLYSAEVEYSHRFTQTLTASASAYANYITNLIALREEVDDPGIFTYLNTRVPVASLGGEIELRRDWKEGWMASASYSYQKTRYLISDSVGDLLRFKTAPDHREVPNSPSHLAYVKGAVPIVSRALMLMTRLGIEGPRFDVNDTVGTPPQTETQPAMLWDVVFSGTESRWGLSYAIGVYNLFDARWRVPLTESIVNTVPQPGRSVLAYASVVF; encoded by the coding sequence GTGAAGGCGCTCCTCCTCGCCGTGACGTTGCTCGTGCTCTCGCTCGTCGCGCTGCCGGCGCGGGCGGACGACGTCGCGGACGAGGCGGACCACCTCTTCACCCTCGGCGCCGAGCACTACCAGCAGCGGAGCTACAAGAGCGCGCTCCAGTATTTCCTCGCCTCGAACCGCCTCGTCCGCAACCGCAACGTGATGTTCAACATCGCGAAGACGTACGAGCACCTCAACCTCCGCACCGACATCGAGGACGTCGAGCGGATCGAGATCGTGCGCGGCCCCGGCTCGGTCCTCTACGGCACGGGCGCGTTCTCGGGCGTGATCAACCTCGTGTCGCACTCGCGCGAGACCCCGGACGGACGCGAGGCCGGCGTCTCCGTCGCCGACGACGCCGTCGCGCGCGCGCGCGTCCGCTTCACCCATCACTGGTCGAAGGACGCCGGCGTCTCGACGTCGGTCGCGGCCGGCCGCGGCGCGGGCAGGGACTACTTCTTCCCCGAGCTCGTGAGCCGCGGTCCGCCCAACGTCGCCGGGCACGCGCGCGGCCTCGACAGCTTCCGCGTCGCGACCTGGACGGGGAAGGTCTTCTACAAGGCCTTCCAGGTGCAATGGAGCTTCAATCACCACGACAAGTACATGCCGCTCGGCGGCGACGACACGATCTTCGGCGACGGCCGCAACTGGGCCGCCGACTCGCGCGGCTTCGTCGAGGCGAAGTTCGAGCCGAAGATCACGGACTGGCTCTCGAGCGTCACGCGCGCGCACGCGAACGTGTACTTCTACCGCTCGGAGGCGCCGTTCACGCCCGACACCGGCGGCCTCTCCACGAGCGAGTTCGACGGCTTCTGGGTCGGGGCCGAGCAGCGCTTCGTCGTCAGTCCCGTCAAGCAGCTCCGCCTCACCGGCGGCGGCGAATTTCAGCTCCACCCGCTCACCCATCAGCGGAGCGACTCCGAGACGCTGGGCGAGGACTTCAACCAGAAGCAGGACTTCACCCTCGTCGCCGGCTACCTCCTCGCCGACCTCCTGCCGACCTCCGGCGTCAAGATCACCGGCGGCGCGCGCTACGACGCGTACTCCTTCACCGCCGGATCGATCAACCCGCGGCTCGCCGTCATCGTGAAGCCGTACGACGGCGGCAACGTCAAGGTCATGGGCGGCAAGGCCTTCCGCTCGCCCAGCATCTACGAGCGCTACAACATCTCCACCTTCGGCCAGCGCGAGAACCCCGACCTCGATCCCGAGAACCTCTACAGCGCCGAGGTCGAGTACAGCCATCGCTTCACGCAGACGCTCACCGCCAGCGCCTCCGCCTACGCGAACTACATCACGAACCTGATCGCGCTCCGCGAGGAGGTCGACGATCCCGGCATCTTCACGTACCTCAACACGCGCGTCCCCGTCGCGAGCCTCGGCGGCGAGATCGAGCTGCGCCGCGACTGGAAGGAAGGCTGGATGGCCTCCGCGTCGTACTCGTACCAGAAGACGCGTTACCTCATCTCCGACAGCGTCGGCGACCTGCTCCGCTTCAAGACCGCGCCCGACCACCGCGAGGTCCCCAACTCGCCGAGCCACCTCGCCTACGTGAAGGGCGCGGTCCCGATCGTCTCGCGCGCGCTCATGCTGATGACCCGCCTCGGCATCGAGGGCCCGCGCTTCGACGTGAACGACACCGTCGGGACGCCGCCGCAGACCGAGACGCAGCCGGCGATGCTGTGGGACGTGGTCTTCTCCGGGACGGAGTCGCGCTGGGGGCTCTCCTACGCGATCGGCGTCTACAACCTCTTCGACGCGCGCTGGCGCGTCCCGCTCACGGAGTCGATCGTCAACACCGTCCCCCAGCCCGGCCGCTCCGTGCTCGCGTACGCGTCGGTGGTGTTCTGA
- the nth gene encoding endonuclease III — protein MAPPIETLDRLHEIHPDAHCELVHDGPFQLIVATVLSAQTTDVAVNKATPKLFAKYPNPKALAKAKHEDVEELISTLGFFRMKTKSIIGLAQKVVADHGGEVPRTLDELVKLPGVGRKTANVVLGVAFDSPEGVVVDTHVQRISQRLGWTRNKEPIAIEQDLMKKIPRARWDITSHLLIFHGRRVCFAIKPNCEGCGINDTCPSAFKAEKVGRKPPRVRRAVSPT, from the coding sequence ATGGCGCCGCCGATCGAGACGCTCGATCGGCTGCACGAGATCCATCCCGACGCCCACTGCGAGCTCGTCCACGACGGCCCGTTCCAGCTCATCGTCGCGACGGTGCTCTCCGCCCAGACGACGGACGTGGCCGTCAACAAGGCGACGCCGAAGCTCTTCGCGAAGTACCCGAACCCGAAGGCGCTCGCGAAGGCGAAGCACGAGGACGTCGAGGAGCTGATCTCCACCCTCGGCTTCTTCCGCATGAAGACGAAGAGCATCATCGGCCTCGCGCAGAAGGTCGTCGCCGATCACGGCGGTGAGGTCCCGCGCACGCTCGACGAGCTCGTGAAGCTGCCCGGCGTCGGCCGCAAGACGGCGAACGTCGTCCTCGGCGTCGCGTTCGACTCGCCGGAGGGCGTCGTCGTCGACACGCACGTGCAGCGGATCTCGCAGCGCCTCGGCTGGACGCGGAACAAGGAGCCGATCGCGATCGAGCAGGACCTGATGAAGAAGATCCCGCGCGCGCGCTGGGACATCACCTCGCACCTGCTCATCTTCCACGGCCGCCGCGTCTGCTTCGCGATCAAGCCGAACTGCGAGGGCTGCGGGATCAACGACACGTGCCCGAGCGCCTTCAAGGCGGAGAAGGTCGGCCGCAAGCCCCCGCGCGTCCGCCGCGCCGTCAGCCCGACCTGA